A window of the Hordeum vulgare subsp. vulgare chromosome 5H, MorexV3_pseudomolecules_assembly, whole genome shotgun sequence genome harbors these coding sequences:
- the LOC123452605 gene encoding calcium-dependent protein kinase 11 has protein sequence MGNSCVGPNGAGRSGFLASVAIWRAKPAEPAPAPDALQASTSEKKAPEPVTIPAGEHSSSHGARSADPPPPKPAEPSRQQSMAPVAKKPVPKVKRVQSAGLLADSVLKRDVNTARLKDLYTIGKKLGQGQFGTTYLCVEKATGKEYACKSIAKRKLLTDEDVEDVRREIQIMHHLAGHSSVVSIVGAYEDAVAVQLVMELCAGGELFDRIIQRGHYSEKAAAQLTRVIVGVIEACHSLGVMHRDLKPENFLFINNQEDSPLKAIDFGLSIFFTPGQMFTDVVGSPYYVAPEVLLKNYGREVDVWSAGVIIYILLSGVPPFWDESEQGIFEQVLKGELDFTTEPWPSISDSAKDLVRKMLIRDPKKRLTAHEALCHPWVCVDGVAPDKPLDSAVLSRLKQFSAMNKLKKMALRVIAESLSEEEIAGLKEMFKMLDTDNSGHITLEELKSGLRRVGATLMDSEIDALMEAADIDNSGTIDYGEFIAATMHMNKVDKEDKLFAAFQYFDKDGSGYITQDELQKACEEFGIGDTRIEDIIGDVDKDNDGKIDYNEFVEMMQKGNNPLGRKGQQSNVNFGLGDALKLR, from the exons ATGGGGAACAGCTGCGTCGGCCCCAACGGCGCCGGCCGCAGCGGCTTCCTCGCCTCCGTCGCCATCTGGCGCGCGAAGCCCGCGGAGCCGGCGCCGGCCCCCGACGCCCTCCAGGCGTCCACCTCCGAGAAGAAGGCGCCCGAGCCCGTCACCATCCCCGCCGGCGAGCACTCCTCTTCGCATGGCGCGCGCTCCGCCGACCCGCCGCCCCCCAAGCCCGCCGAACCGTCCAGGCAGCAGTCGATGGCCCCCGTGGCGAAGAAGCCCGTGCCCAAGGtcaagcgcgtccagagcgccggCCTCCTCGCCGACTCCGTCCTCAAGCGCGACGTCAACACCGCCCGCCTCAAGGACCTCTACACCATCGGCAAGAAGCTGGGGCAGGGCCAGTTCGGGACCACCTACCTCTGCGTCGAGAAGGCCACGGGGAAGGAGTACGCCTGCAAGTCCATCGCCAAGCGGAAGCTGCTCACCGACGAGGACGTCGAGGACGTGCGCCGCGAGATCCAGATCATGCACCACCTGGCAGGGCACAGCAGCGTCGTGTCCATCGTCGGCGCCTACGAGGACGCCGTCGCCGTGCAGCTTGTCATGGAGCTCTGCGCCGGAGGCGAGCTGTTCGACAGAATCATCCAGAGGGGCCACTACTCCGAGAAGGCCGCGGCGCAGCTCACCAGGGTGATCGTCGGCGTCATCGAGGCGTGCCACTCGCTCGGCGTCATGCACAGGGATCTCAAGCCGGAGAATTTCTTGTTCATCAATAATCAGGAGGACTCGCCGCTCAAGGCCATTGATTTTGGGCTCTCCATATTCTTCACGCCAG GTCAGATGTTTACAGATGTAGTTGGAAGTCCATACTATGTTGCACCTGAGGTTCTTCTAAAGAACTATGGACGAGAAGTTGACGTCTGGAGTGCTGGTGTAATAATCTATATCTTGTTGAGTGGGGTTCCTCCATTCTGGGATG AAAGTGAACAAGGGATATTTGAACAAGTTTTGAAAGGTGAGCTGGACTTTACAACTGAACCCTGGCCTAGTATCTCAGACAGTGCGAAGGATTTGGTCAGGAAAATGCTTATTCGTGATCCAAAGAAGAGATTGACTGCCCATGAAGCGCTAT GTCATCCTTGGGTTTGTGTTGATGGAGTTGCTCCTGATAAGCCTCTTGATTCTGCTGTCCTGAGTCGGTTAAAACAATTTTCTGCAATGAACAAACTAAAGAAAATGGCCCTTCGG GTTATTGCCGAGAGTTTGTCTGAAGAAGAAATTGCAGGATTGAAAGAAATGTTCAAAATGCTGGACACTGATAACAGTGGTCATATCACGTTGGAGGAGCTAAAAAGTGGCTTGCGGCGGGTTGGTGCTACTCTGATGGACTCAGAAATTGATGCTTTAatggaagca GCTGATATTGACAACAGTGGTACCATTGATTATGGGGAGTTCATTGCTGCAACAATGCATATGAACAAAGTTGACAAGGAGGATAAGCTCTTTGCAGCCTTCCAATACTTTGATAAAGACGGCAGTGGTTACATTACTCAAGATGAGCTCCAAAAGGCATGCGAGGAGTTTGGTATTGGAGACACCCGTATTGAAGATATTATCGGAGATGTCGATAAGGACAAT GATGGAAAGATCGACTACAATGAGTTTGTCGAAATGATGCAGAAAGGAAATAATCCACTGGGTAGAAAGGGACAGCAAAGCAATGTGAACTTTGGTCTTGGAGATGCACTGAAGCTTCGGTAA